From Humisphaera borealis, the proteins below share one genomic window:
- a CDS encoding AAA family ATPase: protein MDSSIGIVKAQDTNLAAEELAAVEKLQKAYHDLRAELGKVIVGQEAVIEELLIALFCRGHALLVGVPGLAKTLLISTLARTLGLSFNRIQFTPDLMPSDITGTEVFEEDKATGSRSMRFVRGPIFANVILADEINRTPPKTQAALLEAMQEHQVTAGGKQHRLPQPFFVLATQNPIEQEGTYPLPEAQLDRFMFNINVGYPTEDEEFQIVRLTTMSRSIQLSHVLNGEEVLQLQDIVRKVPVADHVIRYALQFSRLTRVSEGNVPPFVKDFVGWGAGPRASQFLILAGKARALLKGRYHVSTEDIRAVALPVLRHRIVTNFNAEAEGIRSDTIVKKLMDYIPRQQYEEMDKQAAKIIPGAKTA, encoded by the coding sequence ATGGATTCGTCAATCGGGATCGTCAAGGCTCAGGACACCAACCTCGCCGCCGAGGAACTTGCCGCCGTCGAAAAGCTTCAGAAGGCCTATCACGACCTTCGGGCCGAACTCGGCAAGGTGATCGTGGGTCAGGAGGCGGTCATCGAAGAGTTGCTGATCGCGCTCTTTTGCCGCGGTCACGCGCTGCTGGTGGGCGTGCCGGGCCTGGCCAAGACGCTGCTGATCTCGACGCTCGCCCGCACCCTGGGCCTGAGCTTCAACCGCATCCAGTTCACCCCCGACCTGATGCCTTCGGACATCACCGGCACGGAAGTGTTCGAGGAAGACAAGGCCACCGGCAGCCGCAGCATGCGGTTCGTCCGCGGGCCGATCTTCGCGAACGTGATTCTCGCCGACGAAATCAACCGTACCCCGCCCAAGACGCAGGCCGCGCTGCTCGAAGCGATGCAGGAACACCAGGTGACGGCCGGCGGCAAGCAGCACCGGCTGCCGCAGCCGTTCTTCGTGCTGGCCACCCAGAACCCGATCGAACAGGAAGGCACCTACCCGCTGCCCGAAGCGCAGCTCGACCGGTTCATGTTCAACATCAACGTCGGCTACCCGACGGAAGACGAAGAGTTCCAGATCGTCCGCCTGACGACCATGAGCCGGTCGATCCAGCTCTCGCACGTGCTCAACGGCGAAGAGGTGCTGCAGTTGCAGGACATTGTCCGCAAGGTTCCGGTGGCCGACCATGTGATTCGCTACGCGTTGCAGTTCAGCCGGCTGACGCGCGTCAGCGAAGGCAACGTGCCGCCGTTCGTGAAGGATTTCGTGGGTTGGGGCGCCGGCCCGCGTGCCAGCCAGTTCCTCATTCTTGCCGGCAAGGCGCGGGCGCTGCTCAAGGGGCGCTACCATGTGAGCACAGAAGACATCCGCGCCGTGGCGCTGCCCGTGCTGCGGCACCGCATCGTGACGAACTTTAACGCCGAAGCCGAAGGCATCCGCAGCGATACGATCGTCAAGAAGCTGATGGACTACATCCCGCGTCAGCAGTACGAGGAAATGGACAAGCAGGCGGCGAAGATTATTCCGGGAGCGAAGACGGCGTAA
- the mutM gene encoding bifunctional DNA-formamidopyrimidine glycosylase/DNA-(apurinic or apyrimidinic site) lyase encodes MPELPEVQTVVAALGPRLIGRRIARVDLRRTDILCPAGTDLPPLLSGRSIRDIRRRGKRIIFVLDNGDCFFIHLGMTGRLSFAVATDPAEPHTHLELAFSPQPNAADLVLRFSDPRRFGGIWWVGAGAPDAGMGPEPLTLRSSALASLLLQTTRNVKAALLDQSLVAGLGNIYVDESLFLARLNPLRRANSLTRKETGRLSRAIKLTLRKAIAHRGSTLRDYRDTDGEAGGFQSLHRVYDRADLPCRRCRTPITRIVVGGRSTHFCPECQPAS; translated from the coding sequence ATGCCCGAACTTCCCGAAGTCCAGACCGTGGTCGCCGCGCTCGGCCCGCGATTGATCGGCCGGCGGATTGCCCGCGTCGATCTCCGCCGAACGGACATCCTCTGCCCCGCCGGCACCGACCTGCCGCCGCTGCTTAGCGGCCGCTCCATTCGCGACATCCGCCGGCGCGGCAAGCGGATTATCTTCGTGCTCGACAACGGCGACTGCTTCTTTATCCACCTCGGCATGACCGGCCGACTGTCGTTCGCCGTCGCGACCGATCCCGCCGAGCCCCACACACATCTCGAGTTGGCCTTCTCGCCACAGCCGAACGCCGCCGACCTGGTGCTTCGCTTCAGCGATCCGCGCCGCTTCGGCGGAATCTGGTGGGTCGGCGCCGGCGCCCCCGATGCGGGCATGGGGCCCGAACCGCTGACGCTCCGGTCGTCCGCCCTGGCGAGCCTGCTCCTGCAGACGACCCGAAACGTCAAGGCTGCCCTGCTCGATCAGTCGCTCGTCGCCGGCCTCGGCAACATCTACGTCGATGAATCGTTGTTCCTCGCGCGATTGAATCCGCTTCGGCGTGCCAACTCGCTGACGCGAAAAGAGACCGGCCGCCTGAGCCGCGCCATCAAGCTGACTTTACGCAAAGCGATCGCGCATCGCGGCAGCACGCTCCGCGACTACCGCGATACCGACGGCGAGGCGGGCGGGTTTCAGTCGTTGCACCGGGTTTACGATCGCGCCGACCTGCCCTGCCGCCGATGCCGCACACCGATCACCCGCATCGTCGTCGGCGGACGATCGACGCACTTCTGCCCGGAATGTCAGCCGGCAAGTTAG
- a CDS encoding DUF58 domain-containing protein, with product MTVVPQTTDYRKYLDPRVLARVHSLDLRARLVIEGLMTGMHRSPLQGISVEFAQHRQYVSGDDVRHVDWKVFGKTDKIYLKQYLQETNLQLICVVDASESMAYASVGDRDARWSKFDHATAIAAALSYMAIQQQDSAGLAVFDQELKHYIKPSNSPGQWKIITHELSITPRLKKTNTGRILDQLAEKLHHRSVVVVLSDFFDDIESIKKGLRHLRYKKHEVIAFQVLDPHEIEFPFEDTTLFKGLEELGELLTEPQALRDGYKAELQAFTEQMQKICRGMHIDFTRMNSGEPLDVALSGFLATRSASIKT from the coding sequence ATGACAGTCGTCCCCCAAACCACCGATTACCGCAAATACCTCGACCCCCGCGTGCTGGCGCGGGTGCATTCGCTCGACCTGCGCGCCCGGCTGGTCATCGAAGGCCTCATGACCGGCATGCACCGCTCGCCGCTGCAGGGCATCAGCGTCGAGTTCGCGCAGCACCGCCAGTACGTCTCAGGCGACGACGTGCGACACGTGGACTGGAAGGTGTTCGGCAAGACCGACAAGATCTACCTCAAGCAGTACCTGCAGGAGACCAACCTGCAGCTCATCTGTGTCGTCGACGCCAGCGAGTCGATGGCGTACGCCTCGGTCGGGGATCGCGACGCGCGGTGGAGCAAGTTCGACCACGCCACCGCGATCGCCGCCGCCTTGTCTTACATGGCGATCCAGCAGCAGGACTCGGCCGGGCTGGCGGTGTTCGATCAGGAACTCAAGCATTACATCAAGCCGAGCAACTCGCCGGGCCAGTGGAAAATAATTACCCACGAGCTCTCGATCACGCCGCGGCTCAAGAAGACCAACACCGGCCGCATTCTCGACCAACTCGCCGAGAAGCTGCACCACCGCAGTGTGGTGGTGGTGCTGTCCGATTTCTTCGACGATATCGAGAGCATCAAGAAGGGGCTGCGGCACCTGCGATATAAGAAGCACGAGGTGATCGCGTTCCAGGTGCTCGACCCGCACGAGATCGAGTTCCCGTTCGAAGACACGACGCTCTTCAAGGGCCTGGAAGAACTGGGCGAGCTCCTGACCGAGCCCCAGGCGCTGCGTGACGGCTACAAGGCCGAGTTGCAGGCCTTCACCGAGCAGATGCAGAAGATCTGCCGCGGCATGCACATCGACTTCACCCGCATGAACAGCGGCGAGCCGCTCGACGTCGCGTTGAGCGGCTTCCTGGCGACACGGTCGGCGAGCATTAAAACGTGA
- a CDS encoding BatA domain-containing protein: MPNILAITLLNPLFLGGLALISIPIIIHILNRQRFKIVDWAAMEFLLRAMRKNRKRLKLEQLILLLTRCAVVGLIAFALVRPMGGCGGDAIAGLGGRAGVNVFVIDNSYSAAYETTHTPVPSADGTPLPPAKTHLEQQKLMAKRLIDTLAGGGESVAIITAARPASAVIAKPGYNLAEAKAVIDRIEQSYAGTDLAGALTLANGIADDDKKVPTRTLYLFTDGTRSAWEGASTDALKRLGPEVAARYSVTHFNMTEGKAQWNAAVLDVRPATNLVTTRFDSDLLGTARGYGTGGSGESSLQWLLDGQPLGKVKTLRLEPGTPPDAAKVLPTQVKVGGPHLFTVQLNTEQPADSLKIDDKRYRVVDVASELKVLIVEGVRAQKFMESSGAFLQLALAPPIKDPVGIGAPRSATHVSTELISDGELDRKALGDYRAVVLCGVPQLNNIQAEALAAFVQNGGTLMFFMGEKVNKENYNANLLPLKLLPGPLTRLIDNREQGTPFVFDFSPNPNATVHRYLQSFKGVANTGLDTARINTFWQVDISGNTGVERVLSYVPAPDPATGEVKKLPEGYKPDAAITSHSLGLGTVVFVSTTASPTTDKGWHNLPAKGAWVQLAHEMLAGGVRPGDTWMNLFAGQPVEIPSYVKLGGQPELKDEAGLVIAIDAVTDPASPVTYRSRPLAKPGVYQLKLSPTQTVPIAVNVAVDEADVRTVGNDFVRKSLGDIQMTTLGDELPIEAVVAAKEGNDWAGAMLIALLVLLGAECFMAMFFGHYRRSEAVRT; this comes from the coding sequence ATGCCCAACATCCTCGCCATCACGCTCCTGAACCCCCTGTTCCTCGGGGGGCTGGCGCTGATCTCGATCCCGATCATCATCCACATCCTGAACCGCCAGCGGTTCAAGATCGTGGACTGGGCGGCGATGGAGTTTCTGCTCCGGGCGATGCGGAAAAACCGCAAACGCCTGAAGCTCGAACAGCTCATCCTCCTGCTCACGCGGTGCGCCGTCGTCGGATTGATCGCCTTTGCGCTGGTCCGACCGATGGGCGGGTGCGGCGGCGACGCGATCGCGGGTCTCGGCGGGCGGGCGGGCGTCAACGTGTTCGTCATCGATAACAGCTACTCGGCCGCGTACGAAACCACGCATACGCCGGTCCCCAGCGCCGACGGCACGCCGCTGCCCCCGGCCAAGACGCACCTCGAACAGCAGAAGCTGATGGCCAAGCGGCTGATCGACACGCTCGCCGGTGGCGGCGAATCGGTCGCGATCATCACCGCCGCCCGGCCGGCCTCGGCCGTCATCGCCAAGCCGGGTTACAACCTGGCCGAGGCCAAGGCCGTCATCGACCGCATCGAACAGTCGTACGCCGGTACCGACTTGGCCGGTGCTCTCACGCTCGCCAACGGCATCGCCGACGACGACAAGAAGGTGCCCACCCGCACGCTGTACCTGTTCACCGACGGCACCCGCAGCGCCTGGGAAGGGGCCTCGACCGACGCCCTTAAGCGCCTCGGGCCCGAAGTCGCGGCGCGGTACAGCGTCACGCACTTCAACATGACCGAAGGCAAGGCGCAGTGGAACGCCGCCGTCCTCGACGTCCGCCCGGCCACCAACCTGGTCACCACCCGCTTCGACAGCGACCTGCTGGGCACCGCCCGCGGCTACGGCACCGGCGGAAGCGGGGAATCGTCGCTGCAATGGCTGCTCGACGGCCAGCCGCTGGGCAAGGTGAAGACGCTTCGCCTCGAACCCGGCACGCCGCCCGATGCCGCCAAGGTGCTGCCGACGCAGGTGAAGGTAGGCGGGCCGCACCTGTTCACCGTTCAACTGAACACCGAGCAGCCCGCCGACAGCCTGAAGATCGACGACAAGCGGTACCGCGTCGTCGATGTCGCAAGCGAACTGAAGGTCCTCATCGTCGAAGGCGTTCGGGCCCAGAAGTTCATGGAAAGCAGCGGGGCGTTCCTGCAACTGGCGCTGGCTCCGCCGATCAAAGACCCCGTCGGCATCGGCGCCCCGCGGTCGGCGACCCACGTCAGCACCGAGCTGATCAGCGACGGCGAACTCGATCGCAAGGCGCTCGGCGACTACCGCGCGGTCGTGCTGTGCGGCGTGCCGCAGCTCAACAACATCCAGGCCGAGGCGCTCGCCGCGTTCGTTCAGAACGGCGGCACGCTCATGTTCTTCATGGGCGAGAAGGTCAACAAGGAAAACTACAACGCCAACCTCCTGCCGCTGAAGCTTCTGCCCGGCCCGCTCACCCGGCTCATCGACAACCGCGAGCAGGGCACGCCATTCGTTTTCGACTTCAGCCCCAACCCCAACGCTACGGTCCACCGCTACCTGCAATCGTTCAAAGGCGTCGCCAACACCGGCCTGGACACCGCCCGCATCAATACCTTCTGGCAGGTGGACATCTCCGGGAACACCGGCGTCGAACGCGTGCTGAGCTACGTGCCCGCGCCCGACCCGGCGACGGGTGAAGTCAAGAAACTTCCCGAGGGTTACAAGCCCGACGCCGCCATCACCAGCCATTCGCTCGGCCTGGGGACGGTCGTCTTCGTCTCCACCACCGCCAGCCCGACAACCGACAAGGGCTGGCACAACCTGCCGGCCAAGGGCGCTTGGGTGCAACTGGCCCACGAGATGCTCGCCGGCGGCGTTCGGCCGGGCGACACCTGGATGAATCTCTTCGCCGGTCAGCCGGTCGAGATCCCCAGCTACGTCAAACTCGGCGGCCAGCCGGAATTGAAGGACGAGGCCGGCCTGGTGATCGCGATCGACGCCGTCACCGACCCCGCCAGCCCCGTCACCTATCGCAGCCGTCCACTGGCCAAGCCCGGCGTCTATCAACTGAAGCTCAGCCCCACGCAGACGGTTCCGATCGCGGTCAATGTCGCGGTCGACGAAGCCGACGTCCGCACCGTCGGCAACGATTTCGTCCGCAAGTCGCTCGGCGACATCCAGATGACCACGCTCGGCGACGAACTGCCGATCGAAGCCGTCGTCGCCGCCAAAGAAGGCAACGACTGGGCCGGCGCAATGCTGATCGCGCTATTGGTCCTGCTGGGTGCCGAGTGCTTTATGGCGATGTTCTTCGGGCACTATCGCCGAAGTGAAGCAGTGAGAACGTGA